A genomic region of Paenibacillus sp. PL2-23 contains the following coding sequences:
- a CDS encoding sulfatase, with product MSRPNILFVIADDASHMGAYGHDFVSTPAFDRVAKEGVLFQNAFTTNPKCAPSRASILAGMHTWQMEEACNHFGKFPSKFACYPDLLEEQGYHIGYTGKGWSPGDWKSGGRKRNPAGPAYNEKKLVPPTTGISTIDYVANFHDFLDDRAGTEPFCFWFGCLEPHRHYEQGSGLRAGKRLEDIKLPAYYPDDDTIRSDWLDYALEVEWFDTQLGRMLDLLEERGELDRTLIVVTSDNGMPFPRVKGQMYEQDFRLPMAICWREKVPGNRRVQDLVSFMDLAPTFLEAGGVTPPSQMSGNSLMSLLISDKEGQVDPSRVRAFMGKERHDLGTEGDVAYPVRCIRTPDYLYVRNFKPELWPAGNPETGYPNVDSSPTKTLLLKQHEEGDDEYYLLSFGKRPAEELFDIVADPECMVNLADVEAYQSLKESLWEELRDKLEQTGDPRIMGQGDIFDGYEYVGDQSHSWKAYKEGWFEKQRF from the coding sequence ATGAGCAGGCCTAATATATTGTTCGTTATTGCAGATGACGCATCCCATATGGGAGCGTATGGCCATGATTTTGTATCGACACCGGCATTCGACCGGGTAGCGAAGGAAGGTGTTCTGTTCCAGAACGCCTTTACCACCAATCCGAAATGCGCGCCTTCGAGAGCCAGCATTCTTGCCGGCATGCATACCTGGCAGATGGAGGAGGCATGCAATCATTTTGGCAAGTTTCCTTCCAAATTTGCTTGTTATCCGGACCTTCTGGAGGAGCAGGGCTATCATATCGGCTATACAGGAAAGGGCTGGTCTCCAGGCGATTGGAAGTCAGGGGGACGCAAGCGGAATCCAGCCGGTCCGGCATATAATGAGAAGAAGCTCGTGCCGCCTACAACGGGCATCAGCACCATTGATTATGTCGCGAACTTCCATGACTTTCTGGACGATCGAGCGGGGACGGAGCCGTTCTGCTTCTGGTTCGGATGCCTGGAGCCTCACCGCCATTATGAGCAAGGCAGCGGTCTGCGCGCCGGGAAGCGGCTTGAGGACATTAAGCTGCCCGCCTATTATCCCGATGATGATACGATTAGAAGTGATTGGCTGGATTACGCCTTGGAAGTGGAATGGTTCGACACACAGCTGGGTAGAATGCTGGACCTGCTGGAGGAACGCGGTGAGCTGGATCGAACTCTCATCGTGGTGACCTCCGACAACGGCATGCCCTTTCCTCGTGTGAAGGGCCAGATGTACGAGCAGGACTTCCGCCTCCCAATGGCAATTTGCTGGAGGGAGAAGGTGCCTGGAAACCGGAGGGTTCAGGATCTCGTCAGCTTTATGGATCTCGCCCCCACCTTCCTGGAGGCGGGGGGCGTAACTCCGCCCTCCCAAATGTCGGGGAACAGCCTCATGAGCTTGCTAATAAGCGACAAGGAGGGACAGGTAGATCCTTCTCGCGTACGGGCGTTTATGGGCAAGGAGCGGCATGATCTTGGCACGGAGGGCGACGTGGCTTATCCTGTGCGCTGCATAAGAACACCGGATTACTTGTATGTTCGCAATTTTAAGCCTGAGCTGTGGCCAGCTGGCAATCCCGAGACCGGTTATCCTAATGTCGACAGCTCTCCGACCAAAACCTTGCTGCTGAAGCAACATGAGGAGGGCGATGACGAATATTACCTTCTTTCATTTGGTAAGCGACCGGCTGAGGAATTGTTCGATATCGTTGCCGATCCGGAATGTATGGTGAATCTGGCGGATGTGGAGGCCTATCAATCCTTGAAGGAATCGCTGTGGGAAGAGCTGAGGGATAAGCTGGAGCAGACGGGAGACCCCCGTATTATGGGCCAAGGGGATATATTCGACGGCTATGAATATGTAGGAGACCAATCTCATTCCTGGAAGGCGTACAAGGAAGGCTGGTTTGAGAAGCAAAGGTTTTAG
- a CDS encoding sugar-binding protein, with protein sequence MKKGRNARWKALLAIVLACCVGGMGFPSLPPLSAAASPLTAELLNNPGFESSGGWYGDNVTFNMKTTDKHTGLKSGFVSGRPEAGKGLIYGGNLKPLVLSADEGTYTVGAWMKLADAGATDTAVLQVYMNDNNVIRTFEVTGEVGNSWTYVTGTVPLEFSEYMGDIKLKIFTKNSTKDFYVDDSTFYKGTTYLAAQRPAAPGGQASGPDLSSLQYLKMSDDYRVFINGEEKFVYKSLNNAGGNARYNSMSFINFDTSGPAEVKIYPKAPVFEYQLRPYSYDIDSELTSDGMITFMLEPTKQVVLTLGENYDKALVICANPVEQAPQPSAVAQYYGPGVHVIGHWSEPGARGKLQSGDTVYIAEGAVVVGAFNANDRSNVKIYGRGIIYGGAYPHDEDFSSFVADSKTVDVENITVEGITFTNSPGWTIRAFSHDDEKKNVRQLTVRNVKQIGQWHYNTDGIQIGPDGFLIENNFLQSNDDNFSLNGACRNGEIRNNIHWVNRNGGVYTLGWGVNRIENIHIHDNVVYRYGSKLSIDAVFPLEMTKDIAKVKNIHYKDIIIEDLGVGTYWVDYRAKSRGSVQDITFENITILDSKPGKMTGYSSAIPINDVVFKNVTLKGVPVTDAASGQLTLTNVTNVQYAHDAVPPVLLPIASAQLSADKHVLVAGDAGQNTAKLTVSGKLTDQSNAPISQATVVYSSSAPDVVSVSTSGTAQALKAGSAVLSAAVTLNGATAATNSITFQVTESPLLSHNVVINGGFEGDGGYKKPPTGWTVTGDAAFYAQANGQYGNYSHSGQAYGNFYSSNPYVTTVTQTISNIPNGDYYFEMWYSGWERNSAYAGVKDYGGELKQVALTDQLNNQHKVSIDSIPVTNNQATIVVHLDGKGGKPLYIDDIVLMKKNGGTPPPAFEETAPGLRYTQGGSLWDAASGTLTFTKSGTIDGFFYQVPSAVKKVFIASNVTVTGGFLFSSSATIEGESWDTSVIYGTPEQRYSQNRGLNPWQLNAIEMRGNGTLHVKNLKSLNPKGYHISGYGSGTVIHVDHVQMIDDRGGDQNNGDGFVGTDGSSIRNSFISTGDDAIKLYRNMTIENVEIEMLHNGAPIQLGWNDDENQVVNASIKDLKVVGKSPSETYNLGVFSWVHGTTAKTRNLTIDGLYVNAPGAQLFRINSPNAKLNMNIVDANIITGVYGTVKSTGAITINGSTERSNYYSFDGSLPDPGDPVYEPSPYQATAVKGSPVVDGVKDDLWDAAPVIKTDKLRMGEGLTAAEYRMMWDEGYLYVLAQVQAAAGLNADNPNIWENDSIEVFVDEDNAKAPAYDDNDRHLIVSYTNKRQAFDTVGLEQVHTAAAADATSYTVEMKIPFLLPHQAGHVIGFDGQANSTGGTGNRVSISGWSGEQNLSDKTPRVWGELTLADEAGSGSDPVIGAEDMTITEGQSFVLPLTLRHTDGLGRLKAVIHYDPNRLTFKQITFKDILPLVEYNAETPGLIVFDGINEAGITSASELIAELEFTAKPLAGEESATMSILLDGIEAHTTLGAPYSITAQAAVITIDERIVFGDVNDDGRIDGLDALKLMRHLTNLETLTAEQAKAADYDGDGVLTTSDVLKILKKSVGLID encoded by the coding sequence ATGAAGAAAGGTCGAAACGCAAGATGGAAGGCACTGCTGGCCATTGTGCTGGCATGCTGTGTAGGCGGGATGGGGTTTCCAAGCCTGCCGCCGCTGTCAGCCGCCGCAAGCCCGCTTACTGCGGAGCTGTTAAACAATCCAGGCTTTGAATCAAGCGGCGGCTGGTATGGGGACAATGTGACCTTCAATATGAAAACGACCGACAAGCACACCGGCTTGAAGTCGGGATTCGTCTCTGGCAGGCCGGAGGCGGGCAAGGGTCTCATCTACGGCGGCAACCTGAAGCCTCTCGTGCTCTCGGCTGATGAAGGGACATACACCGTTGGGGCCTGGATGAAGCTGGCGGATGCGGGAGCGACGGATACAGCGGTCCTGCAGGTGTATATGAATGACAACAATGTCATTCGTACCTTCGAGGTGACAGGCGAGGTAGGCAATAGCTGGACCTATGTGACAGGCACTGTGCCGCTGGAATTTTCAGAGTACATGGGTGACATCAAGCTGAAAATCTTTACGAAAAACAGCACAAAGGACTTCTACGTAGACGATTCCACGTTCTACAAGGGGACAACCTATCTGGCCGCTCAACGTCCGGCTGCGCCGGGGGGACAAGCCTCAGGTCCTGATCTCTCCAGCCTGCAATACTTAAAGATGTCGGATGATTATCGCGTCTTCATTAACGGAGAAGAGAAGTTTGTGTACAAAAGCTTAAATAATGCGGGCGGCAACGCCAGGTATAACAGCATGTCATTCATCAACTTCGATACGAGCGGACCTGCTGAGGTGAAAATATACCCCAAAGCTCCCGTCTTCGAATATCAGCTCCGGCCATATTCCTATGATATCGACAGTGAATTAACAAGTGACGGCATGATTACCTTCATGCTGGAGCCGACCAAGCAAGTTGTGCTGACGCTCGGGGAGAATTATGACAAGGCGCTGGTCATCTGCGCGAATCCCGTTGAGCAGGCACCCCAGCCATCCGCAGTAGCTCAATATTACGGTCCTGGCGTTCATGTCATCGGGCATTGGAGCGAGCCTGGAGCGCGGGGCAAGCTGCAGAGCGGCGACACGGTATATATTGCTGAAGGAGCCGTCGTTGTGGGAGCCTTCAATGCCAATGACCGAAGCAACGTGAAGATATACGGACGCGGCATAATATATGGCGGAGCGTATCCTCATGATGAGGATTTCAGCAGCTTCGTAGCGGATTCCAAAACGGTGGATGTCGAGAACATTACGGTTGAAGGCATCACCTTCACCAACTCGCCAGGCTGGACCATTCGCGCCTTCTCGCATGACGATGAGAAGAAGAACGTCAGGCAATTAACCGTTCGCAATGTGAAGCAAATCGGGCAATGGCACTACAATACAGACGGCATTCAGATCGGACCAGACGGCTTTCTTATTGAAAATAACTTCCTACAATCCAATGACGACAATTTTTCGTTGAACGGAGCTTGCCGAAATGGCGAGATTCGCAACAATATACATTGGGTGAACCGCAACGGCGGCGTGTATACGCTGGGCTGGGGCGTTAATCGTATCGAGAATATTCATATTCACGATAATGTCGTCTATCGTTACGGCTCCAAGCTGTCCATTGATGCCGTCTTCCCTCTGGAGATGACCAAGGACATCGCGAAGGTGAAAAATATTCATTATAAGGACATTATTATTGAGGACCTGGGTGTAGGCACCTATTGGGTGGATTACAGGGCCAAGTCTAGAGGCTCCGTACAGGATATAACCTTCGAGAACATTACAATTCTGGATAGCAAGCCGGGCAAAATGACAGGCTACAGCAGCGCCATTCCGATTAACGACGTTGTGTTCAAAAACGTAACGCTGAAGGGTGTTCCCGTTACGGACGCCGCATCGGGCCAGCTTACATTAACCAATGTAACGAATGTTCAATACGCGCATGATGCCGTACCTCCGGTGCTGCTGCCGATTGCTTCAGCACAGCTTAGCGCAGATAAACATGTGCTGGTAGCGGGAGATGCTGGGCAGAATACCGCCAAGCTAACGGTCAGCGGCAAGCTGACGGATCAGTCCAATGCGCCTATATCGCAGGCAACGGTCGTCTATTCCTCTTCTGCTCCCGATGTTGTAAGCGTTTCAACGTCGGGAACAGCACAGGCTCTGAAGGCGGGGAGCGCCGTCCTATCCGCAGCAGTTACGTTGAACGGGGCGACAGCTGCAACGAACAGTATTACCTTCCAAGTGACGGAAAGCCCGCTGCTTTCCCATAATGTTGTCATCAATGGAGGCTTCGAGGGGGATGGCGGCTACAAGAAGCCGCCGACTGGCTGGACGGTCACAGGGGATGCAGCCTTTTATGCGCAGGCTAACGGTCAATACGGGAATTACTCCCACTCCGGGCAAGCCTATGGCAACTTCTACAGCAGCAATCCGTACGTAACGACGGTCACGCAGACGATCAGCAATATTCCTAACGGAGATTATTATTTCGAAATGTGGTACTCCGGATGGGAGCGGAATTCGGCATACGCCGGCGTGAAGGATTATGGCGGAGAGCTGAAGCAGGTAGCTCTAACCGATCAGCTTAACAATCAGCACAAGGTGAGCATTGACTCAATCCCAGTAACGAATAATCAGGCCACCATTGTGGTCCATCTGGACGGTAAAGGCGGCAAGCCTCTGTACATTGACGATATCGTTCTGATGAAAAAGAATGGGGGCACGCCGCCTCCAGCATTCGAGGAAACAGCCCCGGGGCTGCGATATACCCAAGGCGGCTCCTTGTGGGATGCCGCAAGCGGAACGTTAACCTTCACCAAGAGCGGTACAATTGACGGCTTCTTCTATCAAGTGCCGTCGGCGGTGAAGAAGGTGTTTATTGCATCCAATGTTACGGTAACAGGCGGCTTCCTCTTCAGCTCCAGCGCTACGATTGAAGGGGAGAGCTGGGATACCTCCGTTATCTATGGAACGCCGGAGCAGCGATACTCTCAGAATCGGGGGCTTAATCCATGGCAGCTGAATGCGATTGAGATGCGCGGCAACGGCACCTTGCACGTCAAAAATTTGAAGTCGCTTAATCCGAAGGGCTACCATATTTCGGGTTATGGCTCAGGCACCGTCATCCACGTCGATCATGTTCAGATGATTGATGACCGCGGGGGCGATCAGAACAATGGCGACGGGTTTGTTGGTACGGACGGCTCCTCTATTCGTAACAGCTTTATCAGCACAGGTGACGACGCCATTAAGCTGTATCGGAATATGACGATTGAGAATGTGGAGATTGAGATGCTTCATAATGGAGCGCCGATACAGCTTGGCTGGAACGATGATGAGAATCAGGTCGTCAATGCCTCTATTAAAGACCTGAAGGTGGTAGGGAAAAGCCCAAGCGAGACCTATAATCTTGGCGTGTTCAGCTGGGTTCACGGCACGACGGCCAAAACCCGCAATTTGACAATTGACGGGCTGTACGTGAATGCTCCAGGAGCGCAGCTATTCCGAATCAACTCGCCGAACGCAAAGCTTAATATGAACATTGTGGATGCCAATATTATTACCGGCGTCTACGGAACGGTCAAGTCTACAGGAGCAATAACCATTAATGGATCAACAGAACGCTCCAACTATTATTCCTTCGATGGCAGTCTGCCGGATCCAGGCGATCCCGTATATGAGCCTTCTCCTTATCAAGCGACTGCGGTGAAGGGAAGTCCCGTTGTTGATGGTGTGAAGGATGACCTTTGGGACGCTGCTCCTGTCATCAAGACGGATAAGCTGCGCATGGGTGAAGGGCTGACAGCGGCAGAATATCGGATGATGTGGGACGAGGGCTACCTGTATGTGCTGGCTCAAGTACAAGCAGCTGCTGGATTAAATGCGGATAACCCTAATATATGGGAGAATGATTCCATAGAGGTGTTCGTCGATGAGGATAACGCCAAAGCGCCCGCTTACGACGATAACGACAGGCATCTTATCGTTTCCTATACGAACAAGCGCCAAGCTTTCGACACTGTCGGACTGGAGCAGGTTCACACAGCTGCGGCTGCCGACGCTACCAGCTACACGGTGGAGATGAAAATTCCTTTCCTGCTGCCCCATCAGGCCGGACATGTGATCGGATTTGACGGACAGGCGAACAGCACAGGGGGCACGGGCAATCGGGTTTCGATAAGCGGCTGGTCCGGCGAGCAGAACCTGTCTGACAAAACCCCGCGCGTCTGGGGCGAGCTGACGCTGGCGGATGAAGCGGGCTCAGGCTCTGATCCGGTCATTGGAGCGGAGGATATGACCATTACGGAAGGGCAAAGCTTTGTGCTTCCGCTGACGCTTCGCCATACAGACGGCTTGGGACGGCTGAAGGCGGTTATTCATTACGATCCCAATAGGCTCACGTTCAAGCAGATTACATTCAAGGACATACTCCCACTGGTCGAATACAACGCTGAGACACCAGGCCTTATCGTATTTGATGGTATCAATGAAGCGGGAATAACGTCCGCATCGGAGCTCATTGCGGAGCTTGAATTTACAGCGAAGCCATTGGCTGGCGAAGAGTCGGCAACCATGTCCATTCTGCTGGATGGCATTGAAGCCCATACCACTCTGGGGGCGCCATATTCCATCACCGCTCAAGCCGCGGTCATTACCATTGATGAGCGGATTGTCTTCGGGGATGTGAATGATGATGGCCGAATTGACGGATTGGATGCGCTGAAGCTGATGAGGCATCTGACAAATCTGGAGACATTAACGGCCGAGCAGGCCAAGGCAGCCGATTACGATGGCGATGGTGTGCTGACCACTTCGGATGTGCTCAAAATTCTCAAAAAAAGCGTTGGTCTAATTGATTAG
- a CDS encoding S-layer homology domain-containing protein, whose amino-acid sequence MTVVMLAISPLVPVQALSMEQPLLVVQSASGKPGEEAIVQVLLREPAQLKTLRFKLRYDPFLLELNESNVRQGGDVGAGWLYASKVEPDQGTVHIGAVSTKGFLTNQDAVIATLSFGIRAQAKAGPARVTIETVEAYYDVAKPAPIQTSSGRIDIMSTTSPVNMPILKGESVIEVDEASRTVHLVQHVRAHNGTVETVITLSDMRRLIDEAKKLALTSHASSKITVRIEAVVSAEEMVKKAVVTLHTGILEELVSLQGIQVLLATPLGQIALDHEAWHSISKQASGDLRLQLEQIASRSVLDALVHDSGRIDAKGWPAYGFEMTSDSGAITSLMGGEMTVMLSYERTDNEHPSKIVAYVLDEAGQWRLVKGHYLDEAGSFWLLLSNMSPIKMGYVDIQFLDVSEGDWFHDAAAFLGARGITDGVGEQRFAPYATVTRGQFIKLLLDAYGIMPRGSGDNFEDAGNTWYSGYLASAKQLQLSDGVGHNRFAPEKPISRQEMFTLAYRMLQQLEELPALQDDGPLKFKDDYALAPWAEEAVTYLAAAGVVTGDGQNVKPQGLSSRAELAQFVYRLLRS is encoded by the coding sequence ATGACCGTCGTGATGCTGGCCATTAGTCCCCTAGTTCCGGTACAAGCGTTATCGATGGAGCAGCCCCTGCTTGTTGTGCAGTCTGCATCCGGGAAGCCGGGAGAAGAGGCGATTGTACAAGTGCTCCTCCGAGAGCCGGCACAGCTCAAGACCCTGCGATTCAAGCTGCGCTATGACCCTTTCTTGCTGGAGCTGAATGAGAGCAATGTTAGGCAGGGAGGCGATGTGGGAGCCGGCTGGCTGTATGCGAGCAAGGTCGAGCCTGATCAGGGCACTGTGCACATAGGAGCCGTCAGCACCAAAGGCTTTCTGACGAATCAGGATGCCGTAATCGCAACTCTATCATTTGGCATTCGAGCCCAGGCGAAGGCTGGTCCTGCGCGAGTCACAATTGAGACGGTTGAGGCTTATTACGATGTTGCGAAGCCGGCACCTATTCAGACTAGCTCCGGGAGAATCGACATTATGAGCACCACATCGCCTGTCAATATGCCTATCTTGAAGGGAGAGTCGGTCATTGAGGTCGACGAAGCCAGCAGAACGGTCCATCTGGTGCAGCATGTTAGGGCTCACAACGGCACTGTCGAGACAGTTATCACGTTGTCGGATATGCGAAGGCTGATAGATGAGGCGAAGAAGCTGGCTCTGACAAGTCATGCGTCCAGCAAGATTACCGTTAGGATCGAAGCCGTTGTGAGTGCAGAAGAGATGGTGAAGAAGGCAGTCGTTACCTTGCATACCGGCATTCTGGAGGAGCTTGTGAGTCTTCAGGGGATTCAAGTCCTATTGGCTACGCCGCTTGGCCAGATAGCCTTGGACCATGAAGCATGGCACTCCATCTCCAAGCAGGCCAGCGGGGACCTGAGGCTTCAATTGGAGCAAATCGCTTCAAGAAGCGTCCTAGATGCACTTGTGCATGATAGCGGGCGGATAGATGCCAAAGGCTGGCCGGCTTATGGATTCGAGATGACATCCGACAGCGGTGCTATTACCTCTTTAATGGGAGGGGAGATGACGGTTATGCTTTCCTATGAACGCACTGACAACGAGCATCCCTCCAAAATAGTCGCATACGTGCTGGATGAGGCGGGACAATGGAGGCTCGTAAAAGGTCATTACCTCGATGAAGCCGGAAGCTTCTGGCTGCTCTTATCGAATATGTCTCCGATCAAGATGGGGTATGTGGACATTCAGTTTCTGGATGTGTCCGAGGGGGATTGGTTCCACGACGCAGCAGCGTTCCTGGGAGCTAGAGGCATTACGGATGGCGTAGGCGAGCAGCGATTTGCGCCCTATGCAACGGTGACGCGAGGACAATTCATCAAGCTGCTCTTAGACGCATATGGCATTATGCCAAGAGGAAGCGGCGACAACTTCGAAGACGCTGGCAATACATGGTATTCGGGATATCTAGCCAGCGCCAAGCAGCTCCAGCTGTCCGACGGTGTAGGACATAACCGCTTTGCGCCGGAAAAGCCCATCAGTCGCCAGGAGATGTTCACTCTGGCTTACCGTATGCTGCAGCAGCTGGAAGAGCTGCCAGCCTTGCAAGATGATGGCCCATTAAAGTTCAAGGACGATTATGCCCTTGCGCCTTGGGCGGAGGAAGCCGTCACCTACCTCGCTGCTGCGGGAGTCGTAACGGGTGACGGCCAGAATGTGAAGCCGCAAGGCCTGTCCAGCCGCGCGGAGTTGGCCCAATTCGTGTATCGGTTATTGAGGAGCTAG